The genomic region GCAGATAGAAAATTTCCCTGAACTGCTGCCACGAAAGGCCCTGAATTTTTTTTCGAGAGGTTTTTCAACAAATGGATGATCTTGACAAGATATTGGATACGGCCGGGGAGTTGATAGATCTAAACTTTCACACCCAAGCGCTGGCGCTATTGAAAGAGACTGTGAAGAGATTTCCGGACGATCCCGACATCTACTATCTGATGGGGTGTTCCGCCTTAAACTTGAAGGAGGGGGAAGAGGCTTTCTATTATTTCTCGATCGCAAACGAACTCTCTTACGGCGACGCCGACGTCCTATCGGGGCTTTCCGACGCCTCCCTCCTCCTGGATCGGAACGACCTGGCCAAGAAATTTATTTTGGAGGCGCTCAACTACGAGCCGGATAATATCTCCGTTCAGATATCCTTCGGGCATTTTTTGGAAAGGGAGGAGCGCTTTTCCGAGGCGGTGGAGCACTACAGAACGCTGAAGTCTCAGGACCCAGAAAACAGCTATATCAACGCGAGGCTTGGCTACACCCTGATGAACATGGGAATGTTCGAAGACGCCGCCGTTGAGATCTCCCGCTACCTT from Candidatus Zymogenus saltonus harbors:
- a CDS encoding tetratricopeptide repeat protein yields the protein MDDLDKILDTAGELIDLNFHTQALALLKETVKRFPDDPDIYYLMGCSALNLKEGEEAFYYFSIANELSYGDADVLSGLSDASLLLDRNDLAKKFILEALNYEPDNISVQISFGHFLEREERFSEAVEHYRTLKSQDPENSYINARLGYTLMNMGMFEDAAVEISRYLSDSPTDGDWEFQLGICYGYMGMIDEAFNTFKHLTANNPDDPLTRAYLALSMAERGWIVEAREEITKALRMDPQNQRVNEIYDDIMGRDEGGDFSGKSGNAEMLLFMLLLMGVIKERGRRG